One Capricornis sumatraensis isolate serow.1 chromosome 8, serow.2, whole genome shotgun sequence genomic region harbors:
- the TUBD1 gene encoding tubulin delta chain isoform X2: MSIVTVQLGQCGNQIGFEVFDALFNDSHCPRGLCSKRENEAYQASCKERFFSEEENGVPLARAVLVDMEPKVINQTLSKAARSGRWKYGQHSCFCQKQGSGNNWAYGYSVHGPRHEESIMNLIRKEVEKCDSLSGFFIIMSIAGGTGSGLGAFVTQNLQDQYSSALKMNQIIWPYGTGEVIVQNYNSILTVSHLYRSSDALLVHENDAVHKICAQLMNIKQISFCDINQVLAHQLGSVFQPTYSGEGSFHYRRNPLGIDWQVRPPVSGLPPLGEMSGNREIHFNTSIANLVILRGKDVHSADVGAFKDPALYTSWLEPVHAFNVWKTQRAFRKYEKSAALVSNSQSLVKPLDMIVGKAWNMFASRAYLHQYTKFGIEEEDFLDSFTLLEQVIASYCNL, encoded by the exons ATGTCAATAGTAACAGTGCAGCTTGGTCAGTGTGGCAATCAGATTGGTTTTGAAGTGTTTGATGCTTTATTTAATGACTCACACTGTCCCCGAGGACTCTGCTCTAAAAGGGAGAATGAGGCATATCAAGCATCTTGCAAAGAAAGGTTCTTCAGTGAGGAGGAAAATGGAG ttCCACTTGCTCGTGCTGTCCTTGTTGACATGGAACCTAAAGTTATCAATCAAACACTGTCAAAGGCTGCCCGTTCTGGCCGATGGAAATATGGCCAGCATTCATGCTTCTGTCAAAAACAAGGTTCTGGAAACAACTGGGCCTATGG ATACTCTGTTCATGGACCCAGGCATGAAGAATCTATAATGAACCTAATCCGGAAGGAAGTGGAGAAATGCGATTCTTTGAGTGGCTTTTTCATCATAATGAGTATAGCTGGAGGCACTGGATCCGGGCTAGGAGCCTTCGTTACTCAGAACTTACAAGATCAGTACTCAAGTGCTTTGAAAATGAATCAGATTATATGGCCTTATGGAACTGGTGAG GTGATTGTTCAGAACTACAACTCCATTTTGACAGTTTCTCACTTGTACCGATCTTCAGACGCCCTCCTTGTTCATGAGAACGATGCTGTTCATAAGATCTGTGCACAGCTGATGAATATCAAGCAGATCTCCTTCTGTGATATAAATCAAGTCCTCGCACATCAGCTGGGAAGTGTGTTCCAGCCTACTTACTCCGGGGAAGGCTCATTTCACTACAGGAGAAATCCACTAG gtATTGATTGGCAGGTTCGGCCACCTGTATCAGGACTTCCTCCTCTTGGTGAAATGTCTGGCAACAGAGAGATTCATTTTAACACTTCCATTGCTAACTTGGTCATCCTTCGTGGGAAAGATGTGCACAGTGCGGATGTGG GAGCATTTAAAGATCCAGCTCTCTATACTTCCTGGTTAGAGCCTGTTCACGCTTTCAATGTGTGGAAAACCCAGCGAGCCTTTAGGAAATATGAGAAGTCTGCAGCCTTGGTCAGCAATAGCCAGTCCTTAGTAAAACCACTTGATATGATTGTGGGTAAAGCATGGAATATGTTCGCTTCAAG
- the TUBD1 gene encoding tubulin delta chain isoform X3, translating into MSIVTVQLGQCGNQIGFEVFDALFNDSHCPRGLCSKRENEAYQASCKERFFSEEENGVPLARAVLVDMEPKVINQTLSKAARSGRWKYGQHSCFCQKQGSGNNWAYGYSVHGPRHEESIMNLIRKEVEKCDSLSGFFIIMSIAGGTGSGLGAFVTQNLQDQYSSALKMNQIIWPYGTGEVIVQNYNSILTVSHLYRSSDALLVHENDAVHKICAQLMNIKQISFCDINQVLAHQLGSVFQPTYSGEGSFHYRRNPLGAFKDPALYTSWLEPVHAFNVWKTQRAFRKYEKSAALVSNSQSLVKPLDMIVGKAWNMFASRAYLHQYTKFGIEEEDFLDSFTLLEQVIASYCNL; encoded by the exons ATGTCAATAGTAACAGTGCAGCTTGGTCAGTGTGGCAATCAGATTGGTTTTGAAGTGTTTGATGCTTTATTTAATGACTCACACTGTCCCCGAGGACTCTGCTCTAAAAGGGAGAATGAGGCATATCAAGCATCTTGCAAAGAAAGGTTCTTCAGTGAGGAGGAAAATGGAG ttCCACTTGCTCGTGCTGTCCTTGTTGACATGGAACCTAAAGTTATCAATCAAACACTGTCAAAGGCTGCCCGTTCTGGCCGATGGAAATATGGCCAGCATTCATGCTTCTGTCAAAAACAAGGTTCTGGAAACAACTGGGCCTATGG ATACTCTGTTCATGGACCCAGGCATGAAGAATCTATAATGAACCTAATCCGGAAGGAAGTGGAGAAATGCGATTCTTTGAGTGGCTTTTTCATCATAATGAGTATAGCTGGAGGCACTGGATCCGGGCTAGGAGCCTTCGTTACTCAGAACTTACAAGATCAGTACTCAAGTGCTTTGAAAATGAATCAGATTATATGGCCTTATGGAACTGGTGAG GTGATTGTTCAGAACTACAACTCCATTTTGACAGTTTCTCACTTGTACCGATCTTCAGACGCCCTCCTTGTTCATGAGAACGATGCTGTTCATAAGATCTGTGCACAGCTGATGAATATCAAGCAGATCTCCTTCTGTGATATAAATCAAGTCCTCGCACATCAGCTGGGAAGTGTGTTCCAGCCTACTTACTCCGGGGAAGGCTCATTTCACTACAGGAGAAATCCACTAG GAGCATTTAAAGATCCAGCTCTCTATACTTCCTGGTTAGAGCCTGTTCACGCTTTCAATGTGTGGAAAACCCAGCGAGCCTTTAGGAAATATGAGAAGTCTGCAGCCTTGGTCAGCAATAGCCAGTCCTTAGTAAAACCACTTGATATGATTGTGGGTAAAGCATGGAATATGTTCGCTTCAAG
- the TUBD1 gene encoding tubulin delta chain isoform X1, whose protein sequence is MSIVTVQLGQCGNQIGFEVFDALFNDSHCPRGLCSKRENEAYQASCKERFFSEEENGVPLARAVLVDMEPKVINQTLSKAARSGRWKYGQHSCFCQKQGSGNNWAYGYSVHGPRHEESIMNLIRKEVEKCDSLSGFFIIMSIAGGTGSGLGAFVTQNLQDQYSSALKMNQIIWPYGTGEVIVQNYNSILTVSHLYRSSDALLVHENDAVHKICAQLMNIKQISFCDINQVLAHQLGSVFQPTYSGEGSFHYRRNPLGDLMENLVPHPEFKMLGVRNIPQMSENSLAYSTFTWAGLLKHLRQMLISNAKMEEGIDWQVRPPVSGLPPLGEMSGNREIHFNTSIANLVILRGKDVHSADVGAFKDPALYTSWLEPVHAFNVWKTQRAFRKYEKSAALVSNSQSLVKPLDMIVGKAWNMFASRAYLHQYTKFGIEEEDFLDSFTLLEQVIASYCNL, encoded by the exons ATGTCAATAGTAACAGTGCAGCTTGGTCAGTGTGGCAATCAGATTGGTTTTGAAGTGTTTGATGCTTTATTTAATGACTCACACTGTCCCCGAGGACTCTGCTCTAAAAGGGAGAATGAGGCATATCAAGCATCTTGCAAAGAAAGGTTCTTCAGTGAGGAGGAAAATGGAG ttCCACTTGCTCGTGCTGTCCTTGTTGACATGGAACCTAAAGTTATCAATCAAACACTGTCAAAGGCTGCCCGTTCTGGCCGATGGAAATATGGCCAGCATTCATGCTTCTGTCAAAAACAAGGTTCTGGAAACAACTGGGCCTATGG ATACTCTGTTCATGGACCCAGGCATGAAGAATCTATAATGAACCTAATCCGGAAGGAAGTGGAGAAATGCGATTCTTTGAGTGGCTTTTTCATCATAATGAGTATAGCTGGAGGCACTGGATCCGGGCTAGGAGCCTTCGTTACTCAGAACTTACAAGATCAGTACTCAAGTGCTTTGAAAATGAATCAGATTATATGGCCTTATGGAACTGGTGAG GTGATTGTTCAGAACTACAACTCCATTTTGACAGTTTCTCACTTGTACCGATCTTCAGACGCCCTCCTTGTTCATGAGAACGATGCTGTTCATAAGATCTGTGCACAGCTGATGAATATCAAGCAGATCTCCTTCTGTGATATAAATCAAGTCCTCGCACATCAGCTGGGAAGTGTGTTCCAGCCTACTTACTCCGGGGAAGGCTCATTTCACTACAGGAGAAATCCACTAG gaGACTTAATGGAGAAtttagttccccatccagaatTCAAGATGCTGGGTGTTCGTAACATTCCTCAAATGTCTGAGAATTCACTGGCATACAGCACGTTTACTTGGGCTGGCCTCCTCAAGCATTTAAGACAGATGCTCATTTCTAATGCGAAAATGGAAGAAG gtATTGATTGGCAGGTTCGGCCACCTGTATCAGGACTTCCTCCTCTTGGTGAAATGTCTGGCAACAGAGAGATTCATTTTAACACTTCCATTGCTAACTTGGTCATCCTTCGTGGGAAAGATGTGCACAGTGCGGATGTGG GAGCATTTAAAGATCCAGCTCTCTATACTTCCTGGTTAGAGCCTGTTCACGCTTTCAATGTGTGGAAAACCCAGCGAGCCTTTAGGAAATATGAGAAGTCTGCAGCCTTGGTCAGCAATAGCCAGTCCTTAGTAAAACCACTTGATATGATTGTGGGTAAAGCATGGAATATGTTCGCTTCAAG